From the genome of Nicotiana sylvestris chromosome 2, ASM39365v2, whole genome shotgun sequence, one region includes:
- the LOC138885063 gene encoding uncharacterized protein — MAAPPNFEEGQSTYRPPRFNGQYYEWWKTIMHDFIMAEDFELWDVICDGPYIPMKNVRELPLTMPKTRKEYTDADRKALEKKFLAKKILVCGIGPDEYNRISACETAKEIWGDLPTAHEGTTQVKQSKIDMLTTEYELFRMKDDESIQDIHTRFTSIINELHSLGDVIPKNKLVRKILSILPSS; from the coding sequence atggctgctccaccaaattttgaagaaggtcaatctacgtatagaccacccaggttcaatgggCAATACTATGAGTGGTGGAAGACAATAATGCATGATTTTATTATGGCTGAAGATTTTGAGTTATGGGATGTCATATGTGATGGTCCTTATATCCCAATGAAAAACGTCAGAGAGCTTCCGCTAACGATGCCAAAGACCAGAAAAGAATATACTGACGCAGACAGGAAAGCTCTGGAGAAAAAatttcttgccaagaaaattttaGTGTGTGGAATAGGACCTGATGAATACAATAGGATCTCTGCTTGTGAAACTGCCAAAGAGATATGGGGAGATTTGCCGACAGCACATGAGGGAACCACTCAAGTAAAGCAatctaagattgatatgctcaccaccgagtatgaactctttaggatgaaggacgatgaatctattcaagatatacacacaagattcacttccatcataaatgagttacactcacttggtgatGTCATTCCCAAGAACAAGCTAGTGAGGAAGATTCTTAGTATCCTGCCTAGTTCATGA